In the Sulfitobacter pacificus genome, one interval contains:
- a CDS encoding FlgB family protein produces the protein MFENLDIFRMSAAMARHAGKQQAVVAQNVANADTPGYGAREMPDFKTSYLPADTSGAQRATRTRHLHGSTDGAGLPEVQDVREQSSPNGNQISLETEILKSVDAKRQHDRALAIYKTSIGVLRSTLRTT, from the coding sequence ATGTTTGAGAACCTAGATATATTTCGCATGTCCGCCGCCATGGCGCGCCATGCTGGAAAGCAGCAAGCCGTGGTGGCGCAGAACGTAGCAAACGCGGATACGCCGGGGTATGGCGCGCGGGAAATGCCGGACTTTAAAACGTCCTATTTGCCGGCGGATACATCAGGCGCGCAACGCGCAACACGGACGCGGCATCTACATGGCAGCACGGATGGCGCCGGTTTACCTGAAGTGCAGGATGTAAGGGAGCAGTCCAGCCCGAATGGCAACCAAATTTCACTTGAAACGGAAATCCTGAAATCGGTGGATGCCAAGCGTCAGCATGATCGTGCATTGGCCATTTACAAGACGTCCATTGGCGTGCTGCGCAGCACCCTGCGCACAACCTGA
- the flgC gene encoding flagellar basal body rod protein FlgC translates to MSDFSNALSISSSGLRAQAARLRHLSENISNADTPGYRRKTISFETEVSGRSDAGEVRPGRVRLDKSELEKIHDPTHPMADDTGHYDGSNVDLLIELADAREAQRSYEANLKVFEQTRKMSSGLMDLLRR, encoded by the coding sequence ATGAGCGATTTTTCTAATGCACTTAGTATCTCGTCAAGTGGTTTGCGCGCACAGGCGGCCCGGCTGCGCCACCTGTCCGAAAACATCTCGAATGCGGATACGCCGGGATATCGACGCAAGACAATCTCCTTCGAGACAGAGGTGTCAGGACGTTCCGATGCCGGTGAAGTCAGGCCCGGGCGGGTGCGATTGGACAAGTCCGAGCTGGAGAAAATTCACGACCCGACCCATCCGATGGCGGATGACACAGGGCATTACGACGGATCAAACGTCGATCTGTTGATTGAACTGGCCGACGCGCGCGAGGCGCAGCGCAGCTACGAGGCAAACCTCAAAGTTTTTGAACAGACCCGAAAGATGTCGTCGGGACTTATGGACCTGTTGAGACGGTAA
- the fliE gene encoding flagellar hook-basal body complex protein FliE, translating to MEIKGLSVAQKYAAARPATEPEEHVGVLNAAKNVALDFATALAEGEETAKAAMIGNADPHSLVTALAQTELVVETAVTVRNKVVEAYQEILRMPV from the coding sequence ATGGAGATCAAAGGACTTTCAGTTGCACAGAAATATGCGGCAGCACGGCCCGCGACAGAACCAGAAGAACATGTGGGCGTATTAAACGCGGCGAAAAATGTCGCGCTTGATTTCGCCACAGCATTGGCCGAGGGAGAGGAAACCGCCAAAGCCGCGATGATCGGCAATGCGGATCCTCATTCTCTGGTAACTGCCTTGGCGCAGACGGAACTGGTGGTCGAAACCGCAGTGACCGTGCGCAACAAGGTGGTCGAGGCCTATCAGGAAATCCTGAGGATGCCTGTCTGA
- a CDS encoding flagellar biosynthetic protein FliQ: MMDEVLFFDTLRQGLWVGLIISLPILTVALLAGVSIGLIQALTSIQEMTLTFVPKLAAIGAIFWLSMGYMTQTLVSFFHDRIIPLVIGG, translated from the coding sequence ATGATGGATGAGGTGCTGTTCTTTGACACGCTCAGGCAGGGGTTGTGGGTTGGCTTGATCATCTCACTTCCGATCCTGACGGTGGCGCTGCTGGCTGGTGTTTCCATCGGCTTGATACAGGCATTGACCTCCATTCAGGAGATGACGCTGACCTTTGTGCCAAAGCTGGCGGCGATTGGTGCCATTTTCTGGCTTTCAATGGGATACATGACCCAGACTTTGGTGTCGTTTTTCCATGATCGCATCATCCCGCTTGTGATCGGAGGATAG